The Montipora capricornis isolate CH-2021 chromosome 3, ASM3666992v2, whole genome shotgun sequence genome window below encodes:
- the LOC138040369 gene encoding uncharacterized protein, which produces MSVEQWNKTHDDMWKMLLDIKSDLSKILTENLALRKDVEELKAAVHFNDSNMSALKTAVTQIAASVKKYEEDLAQHKSAISKLDKSFHDLEVNQDSLEQYTRKYNVEIHGFPEQQDENLKDIISSIAGKLNVNIRSQDIDIVHRLYRKPPTVKPIIVRFLSYNKKQEFYQAHFKLHEVDLSSLFPGEASQILYINENLTSRRKELLAKTLSLKKDKSYHRVWTTDGKKFSTFI; this is translated from the coding sequence ATGTCGGTAGAGCAATGGAATAAAACTCACGATGATATGTGGAAAATGTTACTGGACATCAAGTCAGATCTGAGCAAGATACTTACCGAAAATCTGGCCCTACGTAAAGATGTGGAAGAACTGAAGGCTGCAGTACATTTCAACGATTCGAATATGTCTGCTCTGAAGACGGCAGTCACTCAAATCGCTGCTTCAGTAAAGAAGTACGAGGAGGACTTAGCACAGCACAAAAGCGCCATCAGTAAACTGGACAAAAGTTTTCACGACCTTGAAGTGAATCAAGACTCTTTGGAGCAGTACACTCGAAAATATAATGTTGAGATTCATGGTTTCCCTGAACAACAGgatgaaaatttaaaagataTCATCAGTTCTATTGCGGGTAAATTAAATGTCAATATACGCAGCCAAGATATCGACATTGTGCACCGTCTTTACAGAAAGCCTCCGACTGTAAAGCCAATCATTGTACGTTTCTTATCGTACAataagaaacaagaattttatcaAGCTCACTTCAAGCTACATGAGGTTGACCTCAGCAGCCTCTTTCCTGGTGAGGCCTCGCAAATCTTGTACATTAACGAGAACCTCACATCGAGAAGGAAGGAACTCCTAGCAAAGACTCTCAGTTTAAAGAAGGATAAATCCTACCATCGAGTCTGGACCACGGACGGAAAaaaattttctacgtttatctGA